The genome window TTTAGTTAGCATGCCAAGGATTTCATTTAATGGAAAGGCAGGTTTAAACTTTATAGTAATGAGAAACCAACCTGAAAAAACTAGTTGTTTTGAAATTAAAGCATTAGGAGAATATACTAAAATCTATAAAAACGTATTGCCAGATGAAGATGATGAAACCATTACTGCCAATTTAGAATTTAGAATACGATTAGCTAAAGATCTATGGATTCCAATTACTGTTAAATACGACACAGAAAGATCAAATTTCCTTGGCTTTCTCAATATCACCTACAATTTTGGTAGAATATAGCTGATAGTAGTGAATTTAAAAACAACAGAACCATTAAATAAAAAACATCATGGAAAATAAAGATTTTTGGGATAAATTGGGGGTCATTGGTACATTTTTATCAACTACACTCATCGCTATTTTTAGTACAGTTGTAACTTACCAAACCTCTAGGCTAACGAATAAGGTAGAAACTTTCGAGAAAAAGATTGAAGAAAACAAAATGATTGGAGAATTGATACAAAAATTATCTTCTGACACCATGAAGACAACAATAAACTCTGATTTCACTTTATTAACACTAGAAAGGTACTTACGTAATAATGCGGAAAATGGAGAATTAACCATTCAGGATAAAGAAATGTTAGTTGGTTTTGCTGAATCGCTTATATTAAATAGCAATAAAAAAGTCGCTATAAACACCGAGGAAATATCATACAAAATACCTCGCGACTTTTTATTTAAGTATGACACTCTTAAATGGAACAAAATTGTCAGTTTGTATGGTGTAGAAAAAACAAATTCAGTGTATCCAAAAATCACCTACAACTCAACCATTAAATTACAGCAACCAGTTTCTCAAGTAGATGATAGTTTAAAATCTTCGCTTATCAGTTCGATTCTAAAAAAGATAGTTTATATTCAATATGCTCCTACGTTTGAAACAAAAAATGCAGAAAATCTGCAACAGAACTTTAAAAACAATCAATGGGCAGCTCCAAGAATCGATAAAGTAAAGGGAAATTATAATAATATTATTAAATATTTTCATCCTGAAGATGAAGGAATCGCAATAGAAGCAAATAAAATATTGGATAATAAATATAAAATTGTTCCTTCTATTACTTCAAAATACCAAAAAATTGTGCCTAAGGGACAAATTGAGGTATGGGCGTCAAATTAATATAATTCATAATCAGCTCTCTAAGAATAAGTCAATCCCGATAAACACCATTCTAAATAGTAATTATCGGGACTTTTTTATAGTTATAAAAATTATTCAGAAGCAATCTGAAACTTCGTTCTCTTGCTTCCTTCATACATTTCATATTTCACCAATCTGGCTTCAATACTGGCATTGAAAAGTTTTATTTTTCGGGAAGGTTTCAATCCAACAAATTTCAAGGCTTCCAGGTTTCCTGTGATGAACCAGGCATTTGTTCCAGGATAATTTTTCTTTAGAGTATCGCCAATGTTTTTATAGAATTCTTCCATGTGTATGTCCAAACGTTCATCATACGGCGGATTGAAAACCATTTGTAATTTTCCCTGCGAATTCTTCTCTGTATCAAAGAAGTTATTTTCCTGTATAGAAACATACTCAGACAAATTAGCATTTCTCACATTGTCTTTTGCTTTCTGAACTGCAGATGGCGCTTTGTCATAACCTTTTATAGTATAATGAAACTCACGAACGCGCTTCAATAAACTATCCTGAATATTATCAAACAAACCATTGTCCCAATCGTTCCATTTTTCAAAAGCAAATTCTTTACGATTAATATTCGCAGGAATATTGCAGGCAATCATTGCAGCTTCAACCAGGAAAGTCCCGGAACCGCACATCGGATCCAAGAAATCTGTCTGACCATCCCAACCTGAAAGCAGTAAAATTCCAGCAGCTAAAACTTCGTTTATAGGAGCAATATTAGTAGCGGTTCTATAGCCTCGCTGATGTAATGAATTTCCAGAGGTATCTAATGAAACCGAAACCTGATCTTTATCAATATGAATATTAATTCTTAAATCTGGAAAAGCTTTATCAATGCTTGGACGCTGACCCGTTCTTTCTCTAAACTGATCTACAATCGCATCTTTACATTTTTGTGACACATATTCCGAGTGATTAAAATACTCCGAATGCACCGTAGTATCAATCACAAAAGTCTGGTTTGCATTGATATATTTTGACCAATTCGTCCCGCGAATTCCTTTATATAAATCTTGTTCGTTTTTTGCCTTAAAAAAATAAATTGGTTTCAAAATCTTCAACGCCGTACGCAAAGACAAATTGGCTTTGTACATAAATCCTTTGTCACCCTTAAAACTCACCATTCTCACCCCCTGCTCCACGTCCTGAGCTCCCAGCATTTGCAGTTCTTTTGCCAGTATTTCTTCAAAACCAAAAAAGGTTTTGGCAATCATCTTAAAATTCTCCATCTCTCTGTATAAATTCCAATAATTAAATTTCAAGTCCCAAACGGCCCGAAATAGTATATTTTCTGCAAAAATACACTAAATTTGCGGGACTTAAATTAATTGAAAAAGAATAAATGTCCGATTCTGTAAATAACAAAGCACAAATTAACCCTGCCAATCCCGAAAATTGGTTTGCCTCTTGGTTCGACAGTCCTTATTACCACATACTTTACAAAGAAAGAAATTATAGAGAAGCCCAGCTGTTTATGGACAATCTCACCCATTACCTAAATCTTCCTGAGAAAGCCAAAGTGCTGGATTTAGCCTGTGGAAAAGGGCGGCATTCTATCTATTTAAACCAATTAGGCTTCGACGTTATCGGTGCCGATTTATCCGAAAACAGCATAAAAGAAGCCCAAATAAACAGCAACGCAACTCTGCATTTTCAGGTACACGATATGCGTGAGGTTTTTGAAGATAAGTTTGATGCTATTTTCAATTTATTTACCAGTTTTGGTTATTTTGAAAACGATGAGGATAACCTCACCACTCTAAAAGCTATCAAGGAAAGCTTATCCGAATATGGTTTTGCAGTAATCGATTTTATGAATGTTACCAATGTACTCAATAACTTGGTTCCCGAAGAAGTAAAACACGTAGACGGAATCGATTTTCACATCAAACGCTATCTGAAAGACGGACATATTTACAAGGAAATTGATTTTGAAGACAAAGATCAAAAATATCATTTCACTGAAAAAGTAAAAGCGCTTACGCTAAAGGACTTTGAAGAAATGATGAACGAAGCCGACATATTTTTACTGGATATTTTTGGTGATTATAAGCTGAAAAAATTCCACAAAACCGAAAGCGAAAGATTGATTATGATTTTTAAGTAATTGTTTAATCGAGCAATTGTTTAACTCTTTAATCGGTTAAACAAATACCACAATTAAACGATAAAACAAATAAACAGTTCAACAAATCAACAACAAAAAATGAACTACCTTTTACCTTTACTTTCCGTGCTTCTTGGTTACTTTATTGCCTTGTTTTTAAAGCCAAAAAGTAAAACCAATCTAAAGCTTCTGCTTGCTTTTAGCGGTTCGTTCCTGTTATCGCTTACAGTGATGCATTTACTACCGGAAGTTTACGAAAGCCACAATCACAATATTGGCGTATTTATAATGCTGGGGATTTTGTTCCAGATCATACTGGAATTTTTCTCCAAAGGTGCTGAACACGGTCATGTCCATGGCCACGACAAAATGTACCAAATTCCGTGGTTGTTGTTCATCAGTCTTTGTATTCACGCTTTTTTGGAAGGATTTCCAGTAAGTCATCATCAAGATTTAGCATTAGGGATAGCCATTCATCACTTCCCTATTGCCATTATTCTGACGACCTTTTTCATCAATGCATCACTCAGCCGAAATGCAATCTTTTTCTTCATGATCACCTTTGCTGTCATGACGCCGCTAGGCACCGTTGCTTCTGATTTCATTCCGCAATTGAATGATTATTACACAGAAATAACCGCCGTAGTCATTGGGATTTTATTCCACATTTCATCCACTATCATTTTTGAAAGCAGTGAAGGACACAAATTCAATATCGCCAAAGTTTCGATGATTGTAATTGGGATTGTATTGGCTTGCTTTTTATAAATTTGGGCGTGCCACGAAAGTGCTATAAACAAGTTTGATAATAAATCACAAAAGAACATGGGATTTAAACATTTATTTAAAGTAAAATTGAATTGGATTTCAGTTCCAAAAGAAACAATTTCGACTTCAAAAAAACACCTTAAAAACCATCAGATTACCATTGAAGGAAAAGAAATTTTAAACCTCTCGGCCGCCAAAGCATTCAAAGGAGATCCTAATTTATACAATCCCGAAGATTTATTATTGAGCGCTGTGGTTTCCTGTCACATGATGTCTTATTTGTATATCTCCTCCCAAAACGGAATTGATGTCCTTTCCTATCAGGACGATGCCGAAGCCACTCTCGAAGTTTCAGAAAATGGCTCGGGGCGTTTTATAGAAGTACGATTGTATCCAAAAGTTGTAATTCAGCAAAAAGAAAAAATTGCCGAAGCGTTAGAATTGCATTCCAAAGCAAACGAACTTTGTTTTATCGCAAATTCGTGTAATTTTAAAATTGTTCACTTTCCAGCTTGTACCAATTCTGCTGTTATCGAAAACTTCTGAAGCAAATAATTCCATTTTCGTTGTAGCTTCCTGCAACAAATCCGTTATATTTACAAAACAACGAAAATAGAATTCTTCTCTATATTTATAGAACTGAACATAAAATCAACAAATGACAACATCTATCATTATATCAATATGTCTGTTATTGATTCTTGCCTATATATTCGATATCACTTCATCAAAAACAAAAATCCCTTCGGTTATATTACTACTAATCGTGGGCTGGGCAGTAAAACAGGGAACTGATTTTTTTGAAATTCGGGTGCCAAATTTAACCTCAATATTACCCGTTCTAGGAACTGTTGGACTTATTTTAATTGTTCTGGAGGGCTCTTTAGAATTGGAATTAAACAAATCAAAACTTCCATTTATTGGCAAAACAGCACTTGTTGCTATAATACCAATGCTCCTTTTTAGCTTTGGACTTGCATTTGCTTTTTATTATTTTGGTAATATTTCTTTCAAAATCGGATTGGCTAATGCTATTCCGCTTGCCGTAATCAGCAGTGCGATTGCTATTCCGAGTGCACAGAATCTTATCTCAAAAAATAAAGAGTTCATCACTTATGAAAGCAGTTTATCGGATATTTTTGGAGTAATCCTTTTTAATTTTATTACACTCAATGACGATATTGGGGCTTCGTCAGTAGGTGGTTTTGTTTTTGAAATACTTGTGATTCTTATCATATCATTTGTGGCAACGCTGGGACTTGCGTTTTTATTAAGCAAAATAAAACATCCGGTAAAATTTATTCCCATCATATTAAGTATCGTACTCATATATGCTGTTACTAAAATTTACCATTTACCAGGGCTGATTTTCATACTTCTTTTTGGTATTTTTCTGGGTAATCTTGACGAGATTAAAAGCAATAAATTTATTCAAAAACTACAGCCAGACCTTTTGAATAAAGAAGTTCATAAATTCCACGAACTTACCACAGAAATTGCTTTTTTAGTAAGAGCTTTATTTTTTCTGCTGTTTGGCTACTTAATAGAAACGAAAGAATTATTAAACACAGCAACCATCGTCTGGGCAATTGGAATTTGTTCCGGAATATTCGCTTTGCGTTACATCACTCTTAAAGCATTTAAAATCAACATCAAACCTTCTTTATTTATTGCTCCAAGAGGTCTGATTACCATTTTACTTTTCCTTTCAATTCCTGACAATCAAGTGATTGATTTAGTCAATAATTCATTGGTAATACAAGTCATAATTCTGAGTGCATTAGTAATGATGTCTGGACTTATGAGCCATAAAACAGAGGATGAAAACAATTAAAATCATCT of Flavobacterium marginilacus contains these proteins:
- a CDS encoding THUMP domain-containing class I SAM-dependent RNA methyltransferase, coding for MENFKMIAKTFFGFEEILAKELQMLGAQDVEQGVRMVSFKGDKGFMYKANLSLRTALKILKPIYFFKAKNEQDLYKGIRGTNWSKYINANQTFVIDTTVHSEYFNHSEYVSQKCKDAIVDQFRERTGQRPSIDKAFPDLRINIHIDKDQVSVSLDTSGNSLHQRGYRTATNIAPINEVLAAGILLLSGWDGQTDFLDPMCGSGTFLVEAAMIACNIPANINRKEFAFEKWNDWDNGLFDNIQDSLLKRVREFHYTIKGYDKAPSAVQKAKDNVRNANLSEYVSIQENNFFDTEKNSQGKLQMVFNPPYDERLDIHMEEFYKNIGDTLKKNYPGTNAWFITGNLEALKFVGLKPSRKIKLFNASIEARLVKYEMYEGSKRTKFQIASE
- a CDS encoding class I SAM-dependent methyltransferase, with protein sequence MSDSVNNKAQINPANPENWFASWFDSPYYHILYKERNYREAQLFMDNLTHYLNLPEKAKVLDLACGKGRHSIYLNQLGFDVIGADLSENSIKEAQINSNATLHFQVHDMREVFEDKFDAIFNLFTSFGYFENDEDNLTTLKAIKESLSEYGFAVIDFMNVTNVLNNLVPEEVKHVDGIDFHIKRYLKDGHIYKEIDFEDKDQKYHFTEKVKALTLKDFEEMMNEADIFLLDIFGDYKLKKFHKTESERLIMIFK
- a CDS encoding ZIP family metal transporter produces the protein MNYLLPLLSVLLGYFIALFLKPKSKTNLKLLLAFSGSFLLSLTVMHLLPEVYESHNHNIGVFIMLGILFQIILEFFSKGAEHGHVHGHDKMYQIPWLLFISLCIHAFLEGFPVSHHQDLALGIAIHHFPIAIILTTFFINASLSRNAIFFFMITFAVMTPLGTVASDFIPQLNDYYTEITAVVIGILFHISSTIIFESSEGHKFNIAKVSMIVIGIVLACFL
- a CDS encoding OsmC family protein, translated to MGFKHLFKVKLNWISVPKETISTSKKHLKNHQITIEGKEILNLSAAKAFKGDPNLYNPEDLLLSAVVSCHMMSYLYISSQNGIDVLSYQDDAEATLEVSENGSGRFIEVRLYPKVVIQQKEKIAEALELHSKANELCFIANSCNFKIVHFPACTNSAVIENF
- a CDS encoding cation:proton antiporter — its product is MTTSIIISICLLLILAYIFDITSSKTKIPSVILLLIVGWAVKQGTDFFEIRVPNLTSILPVLGTVGLILIVLEGSLELELNKSKLPFIGKTALVAIIPMLLFSFGLAFAFYYFGNISFKIGLANAIPLAVISSAIAIPSAQNLISKNKEFITYESSLSDIFGVILFNFITLNDDIGASSVGGFVFEILVILIISFVATLGLAFLLSKIKHPVKFIPIILSIVLIYAVTKIYHLPGLIFILLFGIFLGNLDEIKSNKFIQKLQPDLLNKEVHKFHELTTEIAFLVRALFFLLFGYLIETKELLNTATIVWAIGICSGIFALRYITLKAFKINIKPSLFIAPRGLITILLFLSIPDNQVIDLVNNSLVIQVIILSALVMMSGLMSHKTEDENN